The following proteins come from a genomic window of Zygotorulaspora mrakii chromosome 8, complete sequence:
- the NTR2 gene encoding Ntr2p (similar to Saccharomyces cerevisiae NTR2 (YKR022C); ancestral locus Anc_1.278), whose product MVARKRNKIVLPPTSTGNENRSNVNKLNKVKISLLEEEDEDISPIALVKKKNSKSVVIKKNQHEDTCSSTPDYKGLFKSNSKMKILNLDDMTDDDDDDDENTTGTSIIPSKTEIEALKRGKERANRPADRKWAIREKDYVSLLDTEDKLDIIDTIKKHGGTGKESEVWVDREVPNEAEEEKLVLGEKASLLHEQQKKKMIEDALNEQQTDATKEWESQLLMKGSGSNTAKIRDEPSLPKLYSFEQEDIRDELAVRLNTIQKQKKQLLVQLDILKRERVSLNDKKNLVLNKLV is encoded by the coding sequence ATGGTTGCTCGCAAACGTAATAAAATAGTCCTACCCCCCACAAGTACTGGAAATGAAAACAGGAGTAATGTCAACAAGCTGAACAAGGTCAAAATCAGTTTGTTGGAAgaggaggatgaagatataTCGCCTATCGCTCtagtgaaaaagaagaacagTAAGTCAGTGGTaatcaaaaagaatcaacATGAGGATACTTGTAGCAGTACACCTGATTACAAAGgtctcttcaaaagcaattccaaaatgaaaatattgaacttggatGACATGACcgatgatgacgacgatgacgatgaaaatacaACTGGCACCTCAATAATTCCCTCTAAAACTGAGATAGAAGCATTAAAACGAGGCAAAGAGAGGGCCAATAGACCTGCGGATCGCAAGTGGGCAATTCGAGAAAAGGACTACGTCTCGCTGCTGGATACAGAGGATAAACTAGATATTATAGACACCATCAAGAAACACGGTGGTACCGGCAAAGAAAGCGAAGTATGGGTCGATAGGGAGGTCCCCAATGAAgcagaagaggaaaagcTGGTTTTGGGCGAGAAGGCTTCCCTGCTTCATGAacaacagaagaaaaagatgatagAAGACGCACTCAATGAACAACAGACCGATGCCACAAAAGAGTGGGAATCACAGTTACTCATGAAAGGCTCCGGAAGCAACACTGCCAAGATTCGAGATGAGCCATCCTTGCCTAAACTGTACTCCTTTGAGCAGGAAGACATACGCGACGAACTAGCGGTAAGATTGAACACGATACAGAAGCAGAAGAAGCAACTTCTGGTCCAGCTTGATATACTGAAACGAGAAAGAGTATCGCTAAATGACAAGAAGAACTTGGTACTAAATAAATTGGTATGA
- the ARG3 gene encoding ornithine carbamoyltransferase (similar to Saccharomyces cerevisiae ARG3 (YJL088W); ancestral locus Anc_1.279) has translation MSTIRHLVSIKDLTNEEFEILVERAEYFKKIFKSNDSNEFQKNHLKLLGRTIALIFTKRSTRTRISTEGAATFFGAQPMFLGREDIQLGVNESLYDSAKVISSMVSCIFARVNVHDDILQLCKYSSVPIINSLCDTYHPLQAICDMLTIKEHLDYTKNKLKLAWVGDSNNVINDMAIACLKLGIDTAIATPPGVEMDDGIITAGQEICAANGSKLLVTHDSVEACTGANILVTDTFVSMGEEYAKEAKLKQFKGFQIDENLAKHADPNYKFMHCLPRHQEEVSNEVFYGEHSIVFDEAENRLYAAMAVIDIFVNENGKFEHVKKQA, from the coding sequence ATGAGCACAATTCGTCATTTAGTGTCAATTAAAGATTTAACTAACgaagagtttgaaattttagTTGAAAGAGCAGAgtatttcaagaaaatattcaagAGCAATGACAGtaatgaatttcaaaagaaccATTTGAAGCTATTGGGTAGAACGATTGCCTTAATTTTCACCAAGAGATCTACCAGAACCAGAATTTCTACAGAAGGAGCAGCTACATTTTTTGGTGCTCAACCAATGTTTTTGGGTAGAGAGGACATTCAATTAGGGGTCAACGAGTCTCTCTATGATAGTGCTAAAGTCATTTCATCCATGGTATCATGCATTTTCGCTCGAGTAAATGTGCATGACGACATTTTACAGCTGTGTAAATATTCAAGTGTTCCCATTATCAATTCATTATGTGATACGTATCATCCTTTGCAAGCAATTTGTGACATGCTGACAATAAAGGAGCACTTAGATTATACTAAGAATAAATTGAAACTGGCCTGGGTTGGTGATTCAAACAACGTTATCAACGATATGGCGATCGCATGTTTGAAGCTGGGCATCGACACGGCAATCGCTACACCACCTGGAGTTGAAATGGATGATGGCATCATTACAGCTGGGCAGGAAATATGTGCTGCAAACGGCTCAAAACTCTTGGTGACTCATGATTCTGTTGAAGCTTGCACTGGTGCTAATATTCTGGTAACAGATACTTTTGTATCGATGGGTGAAGAATATGCTAAAGAAGCAAAACTAAAACAATTCAAAGGTTTCCAGATCGACGAAAATCTTGCAAAGCATGCAGATCCAAACTATAAATTTATGCACTGTCTACCAAGGCATCAGGAAGAAGTAAGCAATGAGGTCTTCTATGGTGAGCACTCTATTGTTTTTGACGAAGCTGAAAACAGATTATATGCAGCTATGGCAGTTATTGACATCTTTGtaaatgaaaatggaaaatttgaacaTGTCAAAAAGCAAGCATAA
- the TRL1 gene encoding tRNA ligase (similar to Saccharomyces cerevisiae TRL1 (YJL087C); ancestral locus Anc_1.280), whose protein sequence is MEDNSEKSAADLSTVNKVKKLVDDLEAATKTTSKGRAYKQVFELYDCDKKVVSWKFNEWDYGRNNVRLPCNARGLFISDDAQNPEIIARGYDKFFNINEVPKTKWDWLEKNTVGAYEITLKSNGCIILISGLEDGTLVVCSKHSTGPRNDVDRNHASSGRAYLKSQLAAQGTDEKRLALRLHELNVTAVAEYCDDSFEEHILEYKGEQAGLYLHGINYNQIDFRTWPIDKVTEFAVQYGFKVTEHSKTLDMDSLKSFLEKCSRDACYKDAEVEGFVIRCKLADKETDFFFKYKFEEPYLMYRQWREVTKDYIMTRSRIFKFRKHKFITNKYLDFVIPILDNDPKICENYMKGFGILELRNMFLANYGMSGFEILNYSRIQELELKNSVDFDKVDENTKFLIFPIAVIGCGKTTTSLTLKNLYNDSWEVVQNDDITSKDKSMLMKKSLEILAKPEIKCVFVDRNNHQLRERKQLFDWLDELKEDYLPYNINIKVIGLSFFPYEDIDKVKELTVSRVLARGDNHQSIKVSTYGEKKSLGIMYGFLNRYQPVNEHESPDSLFDMMINLKILDADSSLFNASYIVKQIHKKYPVLIPKLPSHEEIKSAFEESLLYKPTIVKTFSSSNGKSTTKKFKPEFFSAAIADRTAIIQEIKNLREQYQMDACAKYGLDLLFEENKFQKEFHITLAHVIQGKKGSDSDKEIWNGYIKRYQELYFQSIKKGNKSKHLSTEEIVHFKLKKLCWNEKIISIIVELIQIEDSKTPLSSKVLCCNEVPHITIGILDNCTRPSFSNELCKKVKYINVQGKDTHCLDFVTTASFEANICVNL, encoded by the coding sequence ATGGAAGATAACAGCGAAAAATCTGCTGCAGATCTAAGCACTGTCAATAAGGTTAAAAAGCTGGTTGATGATCTCGAAGCTGCGACCAAAACCACCTCGAAGGGCAGGGCCTATAAACAAGTATTTGAACTGTATGACTGCGACAAGAAAGTTGTCAGTTGGAAGTTCAACGAGTGGGACTACGGAAGAAACAATGTGCGATTGCCCTGTAACGCTCGTGGGTTGTTTATATCGGATGATGCCCAAAATCCAGAAATCATAGCGAGAGGCTACgataaattcttcaatataAACGAGGTACCCAAGACTAAGTGGGATTGGCTCGAGAAGAATACAGTCGGTGCATACGAAATCACTCTCAAGTCAAACGGCTGTATCATTTTGATATCTGGACTGGAAGACGGAACTCTCGTGGTCTGCTCCAAGCATTCTACAGGGCCCAGAAATGACGTGGATAGGAATCATGCCTCGAGTGGGAGGGCCTACTTGAAATCTCAGTTGGCTGCTCAAGGAACTGATGAGAAAAGGCTTGCTTTAAGACTGCATGAATTAAATGTTACCGCGGTTGCTGAATATTGCGATGACTCATTTGAGGAACATATTTTAGAATATAAGGGGGAGCAGGCAGGGTTGTATTTGCATGGTATCAACTATaatcaaattgattttAGGACATGGCCCATTGATAAGGTTACAGAATTTGCTGTTCAATACGGGTTCAAGGTAACAGAGCACTCTAAAACACTAGATATGGATTCTCTGAAAAGCTTTCTCGAAAAATGTTCACGAGATGCCTGTTACAAGGATGCAGAGGTGGAAGGCTTTGTCATTCGTTGTAAGTTGGCGGACAAAGAAAcagatttctttttcaagtACAAGTTTGAGGAGCCTTATCTAATGTATAGACAATGGAGAGAAGTCACAAAGGACTATATCATGACAAGGTCGcgcattttcaaatttagaAAACACAAATTTATCACAAATAAGTACCTTGATTTCGTCATTCCAATCCTCGATAACGATCCGAAGATATGTGAAAATTATATGAAAGGATTTGGCATTCTAGAACTGAGAAATATGTTTTTGGCCAACTACGGAATGTCCGGATTCGAAATATTAAACTACTCTAGAATTCAGGAGCTAGAACTAAAGAATTCTGTTGACTTTGATAAAGTTGACGAAAATACtaaatttttgatctttcCTATTGCAGTTATCGGTTGTGGTAAGACAACGACATCTTTAacgttgaaaaatttgtataATGATTCTTGGGAAGTAGTTCAGAATGATGACATAACTTCCAAGGATAAGTCAAtgctgatgaagaaatcgtTGGAAATCTTAGCGAAACCAGAGATCAAATGTGTTTTTGTTGATCGAAATAATCATCAACTGAGGGAGAGAAAACAATTGTTTGATTGGCTGGATGAGCTGAAAGAGGATTATTTGCCGTATAACATCAATATAAAAGTCATAGGTCTCTCATTCTTTCCATATGAAGATATAGATAAAGTCAAAGAGTTGACCGTTTCTCGTGTGTTAGCAAGAGGCGATAACCATCAAAGCATTAAAGTCAGCACCTACGGTGAGAAAAAATCTCTTGGAATAATGTATGGCTTCCTTAACAGATACCAACCTGTAAATGAGCATGAATCACCCGATAGCCTCTTCGACATGATGATAAATCTAAAAATTCTAGATGCTGACTCATCATTATTCAATGCATCATATATAGTAAAGCAAATCCACAAGAAGTATCCAGTATTAATTCCAAAACTACCATCGcatgaagaaatcaaatctgCCTTCGAAGAGAGTTTATTATACAAACCAACTATTGTGAAAACCTTCAGTAGCTCTAATGGAAAATCAACAACCAAAAAGTTTAAaccagaatttttttctgctgcTATTGCTGACAGAACTGCCATAATTCaggaaatcaaaaatttgagagAGCAGTACCAGATGGATGCTTGTGCGAAATATGGCTTAGATCttttgtttgaagaaaacaagtTTCAGAAGGAATTTCATATTACACTAGCCCACGTAATTCAAGGCAAAAAGGGATCAGATTCCGATAAAGAAATTTGGAATGGGTACATAAAGCGATATCAAGAGCTATACTTTCAAAGtatcaaaaaaggaaataaaTCAAAACACTTGTCtactgaagaaattgtgCACTTCAAACTGAAGAAGTTGTGTTGGAATGAAAAGATAATTTCGATAATCGTAGAGCTTATACAAATAGAGGACTCCAAGACTCCACTGAGCTCAAAAGTTCTCTGCTGCAATGAGGTTCCGCATATAACGATTGGCATACTTGACAATTGTACTAGACCAAGCTTCTCAAATGAGCTTTGtaaaaaagtgaaatatATTAATGTTCAAGGAAAAGATACCCATTGTTTAGATTTTGTTACTACCGCTTCGTTTGAGGCTAATATATGTGTCAACTTATAA
- the EXO70 gene encoding GTP-Rho binding exocyst subunit EXO70 (similar to Saccharomyces cerevisiae EXO70 (YJL085W); ancestral locus Anc_1.281) — protein MIGTAIDIDEADVLVYTQSLEKASRLTTEINKSLKHIAQVSSHSSDLFAPILSRNNVLSVLQRNIESTLNSVASVKDLANEASKHEMVLQKRIGQVGLKPYIKAIHRLDDMLDDIKNGNREKRADNAEFTGILTHLAELIKTSETNLRIYLVAILNVNKPFDPQININKKIPFPYFNDQQLVEMSLILDYFHNSGVGENHIHIEDVFVQERSETILKCMAFLEPFAKEISGSVNKPYEKGSSGMLSYTEALLGFIANEKSLVEDLYAQEEVLKSNVLLGIVRLLIIPYVKLVELNLDHVRKNLENNGILSFELADCVHNVTRLLRGGPLDSYPSLQECSQKIHYVTQSLFKDAIVRIDKKVSSMSSIPADNGVTEATVDTMSRLRKFSEYKTGCIGAMESIQRENWLPKNHKEKEYTYQNNYNLNNPPELLSCFLSDCIDLLIVGLEARAQILLMPNQEPDIANPNSSKNTHKPRIGFFIIMNMTLIDQIVDKSRLRELLDSNGQARLQKLKRRYINYLVSDWRELASNLMDSVFVDSAGKISSKDKDQIKEKFKKFNEGFEELISKYKKFRLTDPELKATLKSEIVSLVLPMYERFYRRYKDSFKNPRKHIKYQPDELTVILNQLGK, from the coding sequence ATGATTGGTACTGcaattgatattgatgagGCCGATGTACTCGTGTATACGCAGAGTCTTGAAAAAGCCAGTCGACTAACAACTGAGATCAATAAATCGCTAAAGCATATTGCGCAAGTTTCAAGCCATTCCAGTGACCTTTTTGCACCCATTCTTTCGAGAAATAATGTCCTGTCAGTCCTGCAACGAAATATTGAGAGCACTTTGAATTCTGTGGCTTCAGTAAAAGATCTGGCAAACGAGGCCTCAAAACATGAAATGGTCCTGCAGAAAAGAATCGGGCAGGTTGGTTTGAAACCGTATATCAAGGCAATCCATAGGTTGGATGATATGTTGGACGACATCAAGAACGGGAATCGAGAGAAGAGAGCTGATAATGCGGAGTTTACTGGTATTCTGACACATCTTGCAGAGTTGATCAAAACAAGCGAGACGAATCTGAGAATTTACCTTGTTGCGATACTGAATGTTAACAAGCCTTTTGATCCACAGATCAATATAAATAAGAAGATTCCTTTTCCTTATTTCAACGATCAGCAACTTGTTGAAATGTCCCTCATATTAGATTATTTCCATAATTCTGGTGTGGGAGAAAACCATATACATATTGAGGACGTTTTTGTTCAAGAGAGAAGTGAAACAATTTTAAAGTGTATGGCATTTTTAGAACCTTTTGCCAAGGAAATATCTGGATCGGTCAACAAGCCGTATGAAAAGGGTAGTAGTGGTATGCTAAGTTATACCGAGGCATTGTTGGGTTTCAtagcaaatgaaaagtcTTTAGTAGAAGATTTGTATGCTCAAGAGGAGGTCTTGAAATCCAATGTGTTACTAGGGATTGTGAGGCTGTTAATAATCCCGTATGTTAAATTGGTGGAGTTGAATTTGGATCATGTACGAAAAAATCTGGAAAATAACGGAATTCTAAGTTTCGAACTGGCAGACTGTGTACATAATGTCACGAGGCTACTACGTGGCGGACCTTTAGATAGCTATCCTTCGTTACAGGAATGCTCTCAAAAGATCCATTATGTCACTCAATCGTTATTCAAAGACGCAATTGTTCgaattgataaaaaagtGAGTTCCATGTCTTCTATTCCAGCAGATAATGGCGTAACAGAGGCCACGGTGGACACCATGTCACGTCTTAGAAAATTTAGTGAGTACAAAACAGGGTGTATCGGTGCAATGGAAAGCATCCAACGTGAAAACTGGCTTCCTAAAAAtcataaagaaaaagagtatACATATCAAAATAACTATAACTTGAATAACCCACCAGAATTGCTGTCCTGTTTCCTAAGTGATTGTATTGACTTGTTGATTGTGGGTTTGGAGGCACGAGCACAGATTTTGCTTATGCCCAACCAGGAACCCGATATCGCCAATCCAAATAGCTCAAAAAATACACATAAACCTCGCATAGGCTTTTTTATCATAATGAACATGACTTTGATTGATCAAATCGTAGATAAATCGCGTTTACGTGAATTGCTAGATTCCAATGGCCAGGCACGACTgcagaaattgaaaaggcGCTATATCAACTACCTTGTATCAGATTGGAGAGAACTTGCTTCCAATTTGATGGATTCAGTCTTTGTGGACAGTGCAGGGAAAATATCTTCGAAGGACAAAGATCAAATTAAggaaaaattcaagaaattcaatgaaGGCTTCGAAGAACTGATTTCCAAATACAAGAAGTTTAGACTTACGGATCCTGAACTGAAAGCGACTTTGAAATCCGAAATTGTTTCTCTGGTCCTGCCCATGTATGAAAGGTTTTACAGGAGATATAAGgactctttcaaaaatccaAGAAAACATATCAAGTATCAACCGGATGAATTGACCGTTATACTCAACCAACTaggaaaatga
- the ALY2 gene encoding Aly2p (similar to Saccharomyces cerevisiae YJL084C and YKR021W; ancestral locus Anc_1.282) → MPELHTVLSPVFPADKDLDINDDTEPLAQTSSVQIFVQLAEPVVFLQGFEIPQTSETQPSLLRGSLIVRVLKQSKLKNISLTFKGSSRTEWPEGIPPKKSEFVEVNDIVNHTWPFYQADNKIHNSHASSSSSRRNSVSSTSTENDLNLQLLKESGASIYKPLVRHKHSGSINALSSLSLSSPSFNDNVNENSTANGGRSLSPISILRRAATPGPKHEDHRTHRSGTATSLISDILGGSFSSTNESASPNTNGKSNGSGSNNHTNSHGYSLNENSNNNISANTITSGSGNEHFAFPPGDYIYSFEQVIPASYPETIKADFGFVEYQLLVSVERYGTFKSNIAARFPVTIVRTQSDTSIEETEPIAISRDWEDQLHYDIVIASKDIILDAFLPISFSFSPLDKVTLHRIRIYLTESLEYYCRNNKVHRMETTRKFLLAEHCGKRLPGVPENQPLKAKNMSNLLLDESNGDLVNKDYDYQVFVPSVVNNHQHLHPDTGFDKIKANHWIKLCLRLSRVVDGKRKHYEISIDSPIHVLHKLCSHANTLLPSYDSHLMINESAMSNMPEFGNISNVSIYHSSNFFFPKEILQSPVLSPEVHALDAKIGSSHSRNLSPRPIRNQGRKESHSSDDPAVMSSPKFRSNIYQPENIQRELTSPQAVPLSPIVSPLIRPVATLDAPPEFDFDSPSDPPAIFLQRDMPSEPPTYHEVMKEDGVDSNSIVPRATKTNIPKLMLSKSDESLVKPHSQSIHTMLRSRSKNDSKTKDEEGDITSGFSFQGVSKVSPNLPSAVLKLPPSNGMNLSPDVRRDRTGSFSGVLPSTIRNGSTSYNDMSSILFGDGKDNDEAEGEMLNKVNTERSDTSSFARSARSSIDSTERFSGSYNMQPLLHRETNQNYNPDDSIYQSRDSINNYSEEPLGASVDITALYDRNANGWHPLQDNGTGPLSPVSSPGYSANVANSNHVLDDFRKAFGGPERSLRESSSSTLRANDHAFTRQNSATIDNTNRDAPTLPGEKQLFKETDRETSLHSINGGMN, encoded by the coding sequence ATGCCGGAACTTCATACAGTATTGTCGCCAGTCTTCCCTGCCGATAAGGACTTGGATATTAACGATGACACTGAACCGTTAGCCCAAACTTCTTCCGTCCAAATATTTGTTCAGTTGGCTGAGCCGGTGGTTTTTTTACAGGGGTTTGAAATCCCTCAGACGAGTGAAACTCAACCGAGTCTGTTGAGAGGATCCTTGATTGTAAGGGTTTTGAAGCAAAGTAAGCTGAAAAACATATCGTTGACATTCAAAGGGAGCTCTAGAACAGAATGGCCGGAAGGTATAccaccaaaaaaatcagagTTTGTGGAAGTCAATGACATTGTGAATCATACATGGCCATTTTATCAGGCAGATAATAAGATCCACAACTCCCACGCtagttcatcttcatcgagAAGAAATTCTGTGAGCTCAACGAGTACTGAGAATGATCTTAATCTACAACTGTTGAAGGAGAGTGGTGCTTCAATTTATAAACCGCTAGTACGCCATAAGCATTCGGGGTCCATCAATGCATTATCTTCGTTGTCACTCAGCTCGCCCTCTTTCAATGATAACGTGAATGAAAATTCGACAGCGAATGGTGGTAGATCTTTATCTCCAATTTCAATACTTCGAAGAGCAGCAACGCCTGGTCCTAAGCACGAGGATCATAGAACTCATAGATCTGGTACAGCCACTTCTTTAATATCAGACATTTTGGGAGGTTCGTTTTCATCCACAAATGAAAGTGCGTCTCCAAACACAAACGGGAAATCAAACGGTAGCGGAAGTAACAACCATACTAATTCTCATGGTTATAGTCTCAATGAGAATAGTAACAACAACATTAGTGCTAATACAATTACCAGCGGGTCTGGTAATGAACATTTTGCGTTTCCACCAGGCGATTATATTTATAGTTTTGAACAGGTAATCCCAGCTTCCTATCCAGAGACAATAAAAGCTGATTTTGGATTTGTTGAGTACCAATTATTGGTAAGTGTTGAGAGGTATGGTACTTTCAAATCAAACATTGCGGCAAGATTTCCCGTCACTATAGTTCGCACTCAATCAGACACTTCCATTGAGGAAACTGAACCAATTGCCATATCTCGTGATTGGGAAGATCAGCTACATTACGATATCGTTATTGCTTCAAAGGATATTATACTAGACGCATTTCTGCcaatatctttttcattttcacctTTGGATAAGGTGACCTTGCATCGCATAAGGATATATCTAACAGAGAGTCTGGAATACTACTGCCGTAATAACAAAGTTCATCGAATGGAAACAActagaaaatttttgttggCAGAACATTGTGGTAAGAGATTACCAGGTGTACCAGAAAATCAACCACTGAAGGCGAAAAATATGTCAAATTTATTACTGGATGAATCCAACGGGGATTTGGTTAATAAAGATTACGACTATCAAGTGTTCGTTCCAAGCGTTGTTAATAATCATCAGCATTTACATCCAGATACAGGTTTCGACAAAATTAAAGCAAATCATTGGATAAAACTTTGCTTGAGGCTTTCTAGAGTCGTTGATGGTAAAAGAAAGCATTATGAAATTAGCATTGACTCCCCTATTCATGTACTGCATAAGTTATGCTCACATGCGAACACTTTGTTGCCAAGCTATGACAGTCATCTTATGATAAACGAATCAGCAATGTCTAACATGCCGGAATTTGGAAACATTAGTAATGTTAGCATTTACCATAGTTcgaactttttcttcccaaaagaaattttacaaTCCCCTGTGCTATCTCCTGAAGTACATGCATTAGATGCAAAAATTGGTAGTAGTCACTCGAGGAATTTGAGTCCAAGACCCATCAGAAATCAGGGCCGTAAAGAATCGCACTCATCGGATGACCCTGCAGTAATGTCGTCTCCTAAATTCAGATCCAATATTTACCAACCTGAGAatattcaaagagaattgaCTTCGCCTCAAGCTGTTCCATTATCCCCCATCGTATCTCCATTGATTCGACCAGTGGCTACTTTAGATGCTCCACCGGagtttgattttgattctcCCAGTGACCCGCCAGCAATTTTTCTCCAGAGAGACATGCCTTCTGAGCCCCCCACATACCACGAAGTAATGAAAGAAGACGGCGTTGATTCCAATTCCATTGTACCTAGGGCAACAAAGACAAATATTCCCAAATTGATGCTGAGCAAGTCAGATGAATCATTGGTGAAACCGCATTCGCAATCTATTCACACAATGCTTAGATCGcgttcaaaaaatgactcGAAAACTAAAGACGAAGAGGGTGATATAACTTCTGGCTTCAGTTTCCAGGGAGTATCAAAAGTTTCTCCCAATTTGCCTAGCGCAGTCCTCAAATTACCACCATCCAACGGGATGAATCTGAGTCCTGATGTCAGACGCGATAGGACTGGTAGTTTTTCTGGCGTTCTTCCTTCAACCATTCGCAATGGTAGCACTTCATATAATGACATGAGTTCCATTCTATTTGGCGATGGCAAAGACAATGATGAAGCAGAGGGAGAAATGCTGAACAAGGTCAATACAGAACGCTCCGATACGTCGTCCTTCGCTAGATCTGCCAGATCTTCTATAGACAGTACAGAGAGGTTTTCCGGTTCATATAACATGCAACCACTACTTCACAGAGAAACTAATCAAAATTACAACCCAGATGATAGCATTTATCAATCTAGAGATTCCATTAACAATTATTCAGAAGAGCCCCTCGGGGCCTCAGTTGATATAACAGCACTCTATGACCGCAATGCAAATGGATGGCATCCTTTGCAGGATAATGGAACAGGCCCATTGTCACCAGTAAGTAGTCCCGGATATTCCGCAAACGTGGCTAATTCCAATCACGTTTTGGATGATTTCAGGAAGGCGTTTGGTGGACCTGAGAGGAGTCTACGGGAAAGCAGTTCAAGCACTTTAAGGGCTAACGACCATGCATTTACAAGACAGAATTCAGCAACAATTGACAACACGAATCGAGATGCACCAACATTACCTGGAGAAAAGCAGCTCTTCAAAGAGACAGATCGTGAAACGTCGCTCCATTCAATTAATGGTGGTATGAACTAA
- the VPS51 gene encoding Vps51p (similar to Saccharomyces cerevisiae VPS51 (YKR020W); ancestral locus Anc_1.283), giving the protein MAEQISHKKSLRVSRLGRDRRQLLKEYYKLESAQEEALAETGNGKLEHNQIENAADVSESPEKEVEKSIGDQTFKELVQTHNTLLKKETETNNSIKNTIYENYYDLIKVDTLLKGITEANEPQLSQLRKTVEMLRK; this is encoded by the coding sequence ATGGCAGAACAAATTAGCCACAAGAAATCACTGCGTGTGAGTAGACTCGGCAGAGACAGACGGCAGCTACTAAAAGAATATTATAAATTAGAGTCTGCTCAAGAGGAAGCGCTTGCTGAAACAGGGAATGGAAAGCTCGAACACAATCAAATAGAAAATGCTGCGGATGTTTCAGAATCGCCAGAGAAGGAAGTAGAAAAGAGCATTGGCGATCAGACGTTCAAAGAACTGGTGCAGACTCATAACACACTGCTGAAGAAAGAGACTGAAACGAATAACTCTATAAAGAATACGATATACGAGAATTATTACGATCTGATCAAGGTAGATACCCTGCTTAAAGGAATTACGGAGGCTAATGAACCCCAACTGAGCCAATTGAGGAAAACTGTTGAGATGCTGAGGAAATAA